A part of Catalinimonas alkaloidigena genomic DNA contains:
- a CDS encoding glycosyl hydrolase family 28-related protein: MRFKLLWMLWWGCCLSGSTQTLPAERTTDWSRAGTVPTEFPDGAWVDFQHAGGFADGVTPNDAVISRLLDSLRGVPAVLYFPPGTYRFERPLVLRDHLILRGASAAETRLRFALQEEKDLISVTGKVTADTAALTADAAQGDRRVHVTASARFQPGDYVYLSEDDARLVTSEWARGETGQVVQISAIQGNVLVLASPLRRPFAQAYQAQLQRWEPVQYVGIEQLALERLDATKAQTSNLHFQYAAHCWVTCVESINGNFAHITASHSTQLEISGSYLHNAFAYGGGGQGYGVMLQFATGECLVHNNVFRHLRHAMILQAGANGNVLAYNYSREPYWDDPFLPTNAAGDLVLHGNYPYANLCEGNQVQNLVIDNSHGINGPYNTFFRNRIELYGIVMNSNPASDRQNFVGNEITNSGAFMGNYLLAGSGHFEYSNNQKGKRVPAQTGDLPEASLYRKTPPPYYGVQEAWPSMGPPHALNAHPLLAAVRWAEGGHTACDVETPVTHRETLPAPRLVLYPNPVRDRLQWRWPSSAPASVRSVEVYGTTGQLLLSAPYTTSLDVSHLPAGLYRLVVTRTDGRRYHQPFIRQGN; this comes from the coding sequence GTGAGATTCAAGCTTTTATGGATGTTGTGGTGGGGATGCTGCCTGAGTGGTAGCACACAGACCCTGCCCGCCGAACGTACGACCGACTGGAGCCGCGCCGGGACGGTTCCCACGGAGTTTCCCGACGGTGCCTGGGTCGATTTTCAGCATGCTGGCGGCTTTGCTGACGGCGTCACGCCGAACGATGCGGTCATAAGCCGCCTCCTCGATTCCTTGCGAGGCGTACCGGCGGTGCTGTATTTTCCGCCAGGAACGTACCGGTTCGAGCGGCCGCTGGTGTTGCGCGATCACCTGATTCTACGCGGTGCTTCGGCCGCTGAAACCCGACTCCGGTTTGCATTGCAGGAAGAAAAAGACCTGATTTCTGTAACGGGCAAGGTTACTGCCGATACGGCCGCGCTGACGGCCGACGCCGCTCAGGGGGATCGGCGCGTGCACGTCACGGCCTCGGCCCGGTTCCAGCCCGGCGACTACGTCTATCTGTCGGAAGACGATGCCCGGCTGGTCACTTCCGAGTGGGCGCGGGGCGAAACCGGGCAGGTAGTACAAATCAGCGCGATTCAGGGAAATGTACTTGTGCTGGCGAGCCCGCTGCGGCGGCCGTTTGCCCAGGCGTATCAGGCCCAACTCCAGCGGTGGGAGCCGGTGCAGTACGTGGGCATCGAGCAACTGGCCCTCGAACGCCTGGACGCAACCAAGGCACAGACGAGCAACCTCCACTTTCAGTACGCGGCTCACTGTTGGGTGACGTGTGTGGAAAGCATAAACGGCAATTTCGCCCACATCACGGCCAGCCACAGCACGCAGCTGGAAATTTCGGGAAGCTACCTGCACAACGCGTTTGCGTACGGCGGAGGCGGCCAGGGCTATGGCGTGATGCTCCAGTTTGCCACGGGTGAGTGCCTCGTCCACAACAACGTGTTCCGGCACCTGCGCCACGCGATGATTCTCCAGGCCGGCGCCAACGGGAATGTTCTCGCCTACAACTATTCGCGGGAACCCTACTGGGACGATCCGTTTCTGCCGACCAACGCGGCGGGCGATCTGGTACTGCACGGCAACTATCCGTACGCCAACCTGTGCGAAGGCAATCAGGTGCAGAACCTGGTGATCGACAACTCGCACGGCATCAACGGACCGTACAACACGTTTTTCAGGAATCGGATCGAGTTGTACGGGATCGTTATGAATTCGAATCCGGCCAGCGACCGGCAGAATTTTGTCGGCAACGAAATCACCAACTCCGGAGCATTCATGGGCAATTATCTGCTGGCGGGATCAGGTCACTTTGAGTACAGCAACAACCAGAAGGGCAAGCGGGTACCCGCCCAGACCGGCGACCTCCCCGAAGCTTCGCTGTACCGGAAAACGCCCCCTCCCTACTACGGAGTGCAGGAGGCGTGGCCGTCCATGGGCCCACCGCATGCGTTGAACGCACACCCCCTTCTGGCGGCGGTGCGCTGGGCCGAGGGAGGCCATACGGCCTGCGACGTCGAGACGCCCGTCACCCACCGGGAAACGCTTCCGGCGCCTCGTCTGGTATTGTACCCGAATCCGGTTCGCGACCGGCTGCAATGGCGTTGGCCTTCGTCCGCACCCGCTTCGGTCCGGTCGGTAGAAGTCTATGGCACCACGGGGCAACTGCTCCTAAGCGCCCCGTACACGACGTCGCTCGACGTGTCCCACCTGCCGGCGGGACTGTACCGGCTGGTGGTGACGCGCACCGACGGGCGACGCTACCACCAGCCGTTTATCCGGCAGGGAAATTAA
- a CDS encoding cupin domain-containing protein produces the protein MKHSTKHLVPMVWLGLVLLPFGAQAQSHSDANDAVFPRGERLESPHFTGAAWVYTLAPADSAFDIPVAHVTFAPGARTDWHRHLGGQVLLATGGTGYYQEQGKPLRILRKGDAVKCPPHVPHWHGAAPEAEFTQVAITPNTPEGRTLWMQKVTDEEYHQPPQEK, from the coding sequence ATGAAACATAGCACCAAACACCTCGTACCGATGGTCTGGCTGGGCCTTGTGCTGCTCCCTTTCGGCGCGCAGGCCCAATCGCATTCAGACGCGAACGACGCGGTTTTTCCTCGCGGTGAGCGCCTGGAATCCCCTCATTTTACGGGAGCGGCCTGGGTCTATACGCTGGCCCCGGCCGACAGCGCCTTCGACATTCCGGTTGCTCACGTGACCTTTGCGCCGGGCGCTCGCACCGACTGGCATCGCCACCTGGGCGGGCAAGTATTGCTGGCAACCGGGGGCACGGGCTACTACCAGGAACAGGGCAAACCGCTCCGGATTCTGCGGAAAGGCGATGCTGTCAAATGCCCGCCCCACGTTCCGCACTGGCACGGTGCGGCGCCCGAAGCTGAATTTACGCAGGTGGCCATCACGCCCAACACCCCGGAAGGACGCACCCTCTGGATGCAGAAGGTAACCGACGAAGAGTACCATCAACCACCGCAGGAAAAGTAA
- a CDS encoding carboxymuconolactone decarboxylase family protein: protein MKYVSLPLLLSLLLFVGRLPAQTPQPTTLSPSQQNLVVIAALTAKGDLEQLPAALENGLAAGMTVNEIKEVLVHLYAYCGFPRSLQGLLTFMDVLEQRKARGITDDMGRDATPITSHAPKYERGKYVLEALTGQPQDGPKKGYAVFSPEIDVFLKEHLFADLFERDVLRYEERELATIAALTSLGGVDPMLQGHLGIGLHLGLTQRQLQHLFSLLETHVGPDEAARGRAVLAQVVATRE from the coding sequence ATGAAATACGTTTCTCTGCCGTTGCTGCTGTCGCTCCTGCTGTTCGTGGGTCGCTTGCCTGCCCAGACACCCCAACCAACCACGCTGAGCCCTTCCCAACAAAACCTCGTCGTGATTGCGGCCTTAACGGCCAAAGGCGACCTGGAACAACTGCCCGCCGCTTTGGAGAACGGGTTGGCCGCCGGCATGACGGTCAACGAAATCAAGGAAGTGCTGGTCCACCTGTATGCGTACTGCGGTTTTCCCAGAAGCCTGCAGGGCCTTCTTACTTTCATGGATGTGCTGGAACAACGCAAAGCGCGCGGCATAACGGACGACATGGGGCGGGACGCTACGCCCATCACAAGCCACGCGCCGAAATACGAACGCGGAAAATACGTGCTGGAGGCGCTTACCGGGCAACCGCAGGACGGACCCAAAAAGGGATACGCCGTGTTTAGTCCGGAAATCGACGTATTTCTCAAAGAGCACTTATTTGCCGACCTGTTTGAGCGGGATGTCCTCCGTTACGAAGAGCGGGAACTGGCCACAATCGCGGCGTTGACCAGCCTAGGCGGGGTCGACCCCATGTTGCAGGGCCACCTGGGCATCGGCCTCCACCTCGGTCTGACGCAGCGGCAGTTGCAGCACCTCTTCTCGTTACTCGAGACGCACGTGGGGCCAGATGAGGCGGCCCGCGGCCGAGCAGTCCTCGCGCAGGTCGTGGCGACACGGGAATAA
- a CDS encoding helix-turn-helix domain-containing protein yields MDHLRRFETIRDYNTFNNNETRHPLVNVVDVSKASPRRASNMYFGFYTVFLKEVNCGDLRYGRHTYDYQEGTLVFIAPGQVIGGYDTSELYQPKGTALIFHADLLHGTSLGRHMHEYSFFGYQSNEALHLSERERKIVLECFAKIEYELEHGVDQHSKRLIVSNLELFLNYCVRFYDRQFITREHVHQGILERFEALLNRYFQTNKPQTLGLPSVAYCASELNLSAKYFGDLIKKETGQSAQAYIQAKVIDRAKDKIFDPDKTVSEIAYELGFKYPQHFSRLFKQRVGHSPLEYRSLN; encoded by the coding sequence ATGGACCACCTGCGACGATTTGAGACCATCCGGGACTACAACACCTTCAACAACAACGAAACGCGCCATCCGCTGGTGAACGTCGTGGATGTGTCGAAGGCCAGCCCCCGACGCGCCTCCAACATGTATTTCGGCTTCTATACCGTTTTTCTCAAGGAGGTCAACTGCGGGGACCTGCGCTACGGTCGCCACACCTACGACTACCAGGAAGGCACGCTCGTGTTCATTGCGCCGGGGCAGGTCATCGGCGGTTACGACACCAGCGAACTCTACCAACCGAAAGGCACGGCGCTCATCTTTCATGCGGATCTGCTCCACGGCACCTCGCTTGGGCGGCACATGCACGAGTACAGCTTCTTTGGGTATCAGTCGAACGAGGCCCTGCACCTGTCCGAACGGGAACGGAAAATTGTGCTGGAGTGCTTCGCCAAAATCGAGTACGAGCTGGAACACGGGGTAGACCAGCACAGCAAACGGCTGATCGTCTCCAACCTCGAACTGTTTCTGAACTACTGCGTCCGGTTTTACGACCGCCAGTTCATCACCCGCGAACACGTCCACCAGGGCATTCTGGAGCGGTTCGAAGCGTTGTTGAATCGTTATTTCCAAACCAACAAACCGCAGACCCTGGGTCTGCCCTCGGTGGCCTACTGTGCCAGCGAGTTGAATTTGTCGGCCAAGTATTTCGGGGACCTCATCAAAAAAGAGACGGGGCAGTCGGCACAGGCCTACATCCAGGCCAAGGTGATTGACCGGGCCAAAGACAAGATTTTCGATCCGGACAAAACCGTCAGTGAGATCGCCTACGAACTGGGCTTCAAGTACCCGCAGCACTTCAGCCGTCTATTCAAACAACGCGTGGGGCACTCGCCCCTGGAATACCGGTCGCTCAACTAG
- a CDS encoding aldo/keto reductase: protein MQTITLNNGVEMPLLGFGVFQITDQAECERSVLDALDVGYRLIDTAQSYGNEEAVGHAIRQSGVARDELFITTKLWIQSEGYAGAKKAFAQSLKRLQLDYLDLYLIHQPMGDVYGAWRAMEELYRDGKVRAIGVSNFQPDRLMDLIVHHDIVPAINQIEIHPFHQQHEAQQFTQAQNVQLEAWGPFAEGKNDLFRNEGLAGIGKKYGKTIAQVVLRWLTQRGIVAIPKSVRKERMAENFQSLDFQLSDYDMAAIQTLDQKTSSFFDHRDPAMVKWLGERTLNA, encoded by the coding sequence ATGCAAACCATCACGTTGAATAACGGGGTCGAAATGCCCCTCCTGGGATTCGGAGTTTTCCAGATTACCGATCAGGCAGAATGCGAACGAAGCGTACTGGATGCCCTGGACGTCGGCTATCGTCTGATCGACACGGCGCAATCCTACGGCAACGAAGAGGCCGTCGGCCACGCCATTCGGCAAAGCGGTGTCGCGCGGGACGAGCTGTTCATCACCACTAAACTGTGGATTCAGTCGGAAGGGTACGCCGGGGCCAAAAAGGCCTTTGCCCAATCGCTGAAGCGCCTGCAACTGGACTACCTGGATCTTTACCTGATTCACCAGCCGATGGGCGATGTTTACGGCGCATGGCGAGCTATGGAAGAACTGTACCGGGATGGAAAGGTGCGGGCCATTGGGGTCAGCAACTTTCAGCCGGACCGGTTGATGGATCTGATCGTCCACCACGACATCGTACCGGCCATTAATCAGATCGAAATCCATCCGTTTCATCAGCAGCACGAGGCGCAGCAGTTCACGCAGGCGCAGAACGTACAACTCGAAGCCTGGGGGCCTTTCGCCGAAGGCAAAAACGACTTGTTCAGAAACGAGGGGCTAGCCGGCATCGGAAAGAAGTACGGCAAAACCATCGCGCAGGTCGTGCTGCGGTGGCTGACCCAACGCGGCATCGTCGCCATTCCAAAATCGGTACGCAAGGAACGCATGGCCGAGAACTTCCAGAGCCTGGATTTCCAGCTCAGCGACTACGACATGGCCGCTATCCAAACGCTCGACCAAAAAACGAGCAGCTTCTTCGATCACCGCGATCCGGCCATGGTGAAATGGCTGGGCGAACGAACATTAAACGCATAA
- a CDS encoding DUF4440 domain-containing protein has protein sequence MKPQHALLIFGLMAGATPAVAQETPLFPQGEKAANVHHTGDVWLSHVSEADQTFDYSVAQAIFAPGAKLDWHVHPAGQQLLITQGTGYYQERGQPVQIVRKGDVIKCLPGVEHWHAATPNTSFAYLGLTGNQPTQWLEPVAEEAYRSILPSTASNSDATQELIQLSRDKWQWMAAKNVDKLSGLFHPKAQFVHMGGSWGTEQELSIIKSGGIWYKKADIHEVSVNVIDQTDILLNRIDLLAEVGGNEVTNPFMVTEVYVKENGSWKLGSLSFTRLLTPER, from the coding sequence ATGAAACCACAACACGCACTCTTGATTTTCGGACTGATGGCCGGCGCTACCCCGGCAGTGGCACAGGAAACGCCCCTTTTTCCCCAAGGCGAAAAGGCCGCGAACGTACATCACACGGGCGACGTCTGGCTCAGCCACGTAAGCGAGGCGGATCAGACATTCGACTACAGCGTGGCGCAGGCCATTTTTGCACCCGGTGCCAAACTCGACTGGCACGTGCATCCGGCCGGGCAACAACTGCTGATTACGCAAGGAACTGGCTATTACCAGGAGCGCGGCCAGCCCGTGCAGATCGTGAGGAAAGGGGACGTGATTAAGTGCCTGCCCGGTGTGGAGCACTGGCACGCCGCTACCCCGAACACCTCGTTTGCGTACCTCGGCCTGACGGGTAACCAACCCACGCAATGGCTGGAGCCCGTCGCCGAAGAAGCGTACCGCAGCATCCTGCCTTCGACGGCAAGCAACTCTGATGCAACGCAGGAACTCATCCAGCTTTCCAGAGACAAGTGGCAGTGGATGGCCGCCAAGAATGTCGATAAGCTCTCCGGCCTCTTCCACCCCAAAGCCCAATTTGTCCACATGGGCGGCAGTTGGGGCACAGAACAGGAACTGTCCATCATCAAAAGCGGAGGGATCTGGTACAAAAAAGCCGATATCCACGAGGTGTCGGTGAACGTTATCGATCAGACGGACATTTTGCTCAACCGCATCGATCTTCTGGCCGAAGTAGGGGGCAATGAAGTGACCAACCCCTTTATGGTGACCGAAGTCTACGTGAAGGAAAACGGCAGTTGGAAGCTGGGTTCCCTTTCGTTCACCCGCTTGCTGACTCCGGAACGTTAG
- a CDS encoding flavodoxin family protein, which yields MKRNLFFMGLLLLAACACRSRGEARAPEKTVGASGDTLIVYLSRTNNTRALAEIIQREVGGTLVALELETPYPANYPATVQQVAEENETGYLPPLKTKIEHLERYEVVFVGFPTWGMQLPPPMKSFLHEVDLSGKTVVPFNTNAGYGVGSGFRTVRELCPNSNVLDGFSITGGVERDGIYFVMEGEKAEEARTQVQRWLENIRLLPAVPRR from the coding sequence ATGAAGCGTAACCTGTTTTTTATGGGCTTGCTGTTGCTGGCGGCGTGTGCCTGTCGTTCGCGGGGGGAGGCGCGTGCGCCGGAGAAGACGGTGGGCGCTTCTGGTGATACCCTGATTGTGTACCTGTCGCGTACGAACAACACCAGGGCGTTGGCGGAGATCATTCAGCGTGAGGTCGGCGGGACGCTGGTGGCCCTCGAACTGGAAACGCCTTATCCCGCGAACTACCCGGCAACGGTGCAACAGGTCGCCGAGGAAAACGAAACCGGCTATTTGCCGCCCCTGAAAACCAAGATCGAGCATCTGGAACGCTACGAGGTCGTGTTCGTGGGCTTTCCGACGTGGGGCATGCAACTGCCGCCGCCGATGAAAAGCTTTCTGCACGAGGTCGACCTGAGCGGCAAGACCGTCGTTCCGTTCAACACCAATGCCGGTTACGGCGTCGGCAGCGGCTTCAGGACTGTCCGGGAACTCTGCCCGAACAGCAACGTGCTGGACGGCTTTTCGATCACGGGCGGGGTGGAGCGCGACGGGATTTACTTCGTGATGGAGGGCGAGAAAGCCGAGGAAGCCCGAACGCAGGTCCAACGCTGGCTGGAAAACATCCGCCTTTTGCCTGCCGTCCCCCGGCGCTGA
- a CDS encoding DUF2254 domain-containing protein: MKSWFNRLIKLFLTVVNSIGFRPAIISFWFLVASVGIVWAEQAYPVQQLTQSLAFWMFEDKSNTVSLLNAVLTGMISLTVFSFSMVMVVLSQAASSFSPRVIPQVITEPVYQNTLGLYIGTIIYALILRLGIQADAASSSVTVPRLGLALCMVLVVVCLGVFIFFIHTVSQSIRVDYMVEKLYRSTLKELQEDLDNHVPAEATEPDSTGWVTLPFPDSGYYRGFRTKRLVELTAAHDLQLKVLPTEGTFLVKGYPFLRVSRDIRQEEDVREAVMQQFVSYDNEYLRDSALHGFKRLMEIAIRALSPSTNDPETAIKVIHYLTDLFAHQMAARNAHLYLDDTATVRIVRTDPDLDEMFLRYLTPIRHYGKEDVVVLTTLLKAYRQLLFSDLERRHTAPLLHHIQATLFDADAHLDNPLDREAVNGEVRYLNALLIDTQLPELSAEQQPSGGSWAL; this comes from the coding sequence ATGAAATCCTGGTTCAACCGCCTGATCAAACTCTTCCTGACGGTCGTCAACAGCATTGGGTTCCGGCCCGCCATCATCTCGTTCTGGTTTCTGGTGGCTTCCGTGGGCATCGTCTGGGCAGAACAGGCTTATCCGGTACAGCAACTGACCCAGTCGCTGGCGTTCTGGATGTTCGAAGACAAAAGCAACACCGTCTCGTTGCTGAACGCCGTGCTGACGGGCATGATCTCGCTGACCGTCTTTTCGTTTTCGATGGTGATGGTGGTGCTGAGCCAGGCCGCTTCGTCGTTCTCACCGCGCGTCATTCCGCAGGTCATTACCGAACCGGTCTACCAGAACACGCTGGGCTTGTACATCGGCACGATCATTTACGCGCTGATTTTGCGGCTGGGCATCCAGGCCGACGCGGCCAGCAGTAGCGTAACCGTGCCTCGACTGGGGCTGGCCCTGTGCATGGTGCTGGTGGTGGTGTGCCTGGGCGTTTTTATCTTTTTCATCCACACCGTTTCGCAGTCGATCCGGGTCGACTACATGGTTGAAAAGCTGTACCGCAGCACGCTGAAAGAGTTGCAGGAGGACCTGGACAACCACGTACCGGCCGAGGCCACTGAACCCGACTCGACCGGGTGGGTGACGCTCCCGTTTCCCGACTCCGGCTACTACCGGGGGTTTCGCACGAAGCGACTGGTCGAGCTGACCGCGGCCCACGACCTGCAACTGAAGGTGTTGCCGACCGAAGGTACGTTTCTGGTTAAAGGGTATCCGTTTTTGCGGGTCAGTCGCGACATCCGGCAGGAGGAAGACGTACGCGAGGCGGTGATGCAGCAGTTTGTGTCGTACGACAACGAGTACCTGCGCGACAGCGCGCTGCACGGCTTCAAACGCCTGATGGAGATTGCCATCCGGGCGCTGAGTCCCTCCACCAACGATCCGGAAACGGCCATCAAGGTGATCCACTACCTGACCGATTTGTTTGCGCACCAGATGGCCGCGCGCAACGCGCACCTCTACCTCGACGACACCGCTACGGTCCGCATTGTGCGGACCGACCCGGACCTCGACGAAATGTTTCTGCGTTACCTGACGCCCATCCGGCACTATGGTAAAGAAGATGTGGTGGTGCTGACCACGCTGCTGAAGGCGTACCGGCAACTGCTGTTTTCCGACCTGGAGCGTCGCCACACGGCACCGCTTCTGCACCACATCCAGGCGACGCTGTTCGATGCCGACGCGCATCTGGATAACCCGCTGGACCGGGAGGCCGTCAACGGGGAAGTGCGTTACCTCAACGCGTTGCTGATCGATACGCAACTCCCGGAACTTTCGGCCGAACAACAGCCCTCGGGCGGATCGTGGGCGCTGTAA
- a CDS encoding SMP-30/gluconolactonase/LRE family protein, whose protein sequence is MSQTTTSASRVADGAPLHLVSDQFKFTEGPSVDAKGNVYFTDQPNNTIWKYDTDGQLSVFMEKAGRANGTFFDRKGNMIVCADEHNQLWSISPKGKVTVLLDDFQGHRFNGPNDVWVAPNGGLYFTDPYFQRDYWERTSPDPGIGGEKLYYLAPGAKEARRVDNETGKPNGVVGTADGKFLYVADMSKKTVFRYRIEPDGSLADKQPFAEEMVDGMTVDTQGNLYLAGNGVTIYSPSGEKLEHIDVPQPWTANVCFGGKNRDQLFITASKAAYTLRMRAKGARP, encoded by the coding sequence ATGAGTCAAACTACCACCTCCGCCTCGCGAGTGGCCGACGGCGCCCCCCTGCACCTGGTATCCGATCAGTTCAAATTCACCGAAGGCCCGTCGGTCGACGCCAAGGGCAACGTCTACTTTACGGATCAGCCCAACAACACCATCTGGAAGTACGACACCGACGGGCAGTTGTCGGTGTTTATGGAAAAGGCCGGGCGCGCCAACGGCACCTTTTTCGACCGGAAGGGAAACATGATCGTCTGTGCCGACGAACACAACCAACTGTGGTCGATCAGTCCGAAAGGGAAGGTGACCGTGCTGCTCGACGATTTTCAGGGGCACCGTTTCAACGGCCCTAACGACGTCTGGGTAGCTCCAAACGGGGGGCTTTACTTTACCGATCCGTACTTTCAGCGCGACTACTGGGAACGGACCAGCCCCGACCCCGGCATCGGCGGCGAAAAGCTCTATTACCTGGCGCCTGGCGCGAAAGAAGCCCGTCGTGTCGACAACGAAACCGGCAAACCCAACGGAGTGGTCGGCACAGCCGATGGCAAGTTTCTCTACGTTGCCGACATGTCGAAGAAAACCGTTTTTCGCTACCGCATCGAACCGGACGGCAGCCTTGCCGACAAGCAGCCTTTCGCCGAAGAGATGGTCGACGGCATGACGGTCGACACGCAGGGCAACCTTTACCTGGCGGGCAACGGCGTGACGATCTACAGCCCCTCCGGCGAAAAGCTCGAACACATCGACGTGCCCCAGCCGTGGACGGCCAACGTCTGCTTCGGGGGTAAAAACCGCGACCAATTGTTCATCACGGCTTCCAAAGCCGCTTATACCCTTCGCATGCGTGCCAAAGGAGCAAGGCCGTAA
- a CDS encoding DUF1569 domain-containing protein, translating to MSELNTTQFLQETVPAMLDRLEAGAPRRWGKMSPQHAVEHLSYTVKLSNGKVTMAQVTPDDQLPRYREFLMSDRPFRENTVSPVMPPEPPPLRYPDLATAKAKVKQELQDFYRYFAAHPTAQTVNPVFGPLTRDAWERFHAKHFAHHLRQFGLEA from the coding sequence GTGTCGGAACTAAACACCACGCAGTTTCTGCAGGAAACGGTTCCGGCCATGCTGGACCGACTGGAAGCCGGCGCGCCCCGCCGCTGGGGCAAAATGTCGCCGCAACACGCCGTCGAGCACCTGTCGTATACCGTCAAGCTGTCGAACGGCAAGGTGACGATGGCGCAGGTAACGCCCGACGACCAGCTGCCCCGCTACCGGGAGTTTCTGATGAGCGACCGCCCGTTTCGGGAAAATACGGTGAGCCCGGTGATGCCGCCTGAGCCGCCGCCGCTGCGCTATCCGGACCTGGCGACGGCAAAAGCGAAAGTGAAGCAGGAACTACAGGATTTTTACCGTTATTTTGCAGCGCATCCGACCGCCCAAACGGTCAATCCGGTCTTCGGGCCGTTGACCCGCGACGCATGGGAGCGATTTCATGCCAAGCATTTCGCTCATCATCTGCGGCAGTTCGGCCTGGAAGCTTAA
- a CDS encoding DUF427 domain-containing protein gives MQAIWNGHVIADSDKTLVVEGNHYFPPESVHDEYLEKSTTHTTCPWKGEASYYTLLVDGKENKDAAWYYPEPKEAAQQIKGHIAFWKGVEVRAKTPAAL, from the coding sequence ATGCAAGCGATCTGGAACGGCCACGTGATTGCCGATTCGGATAAAACCTTAGTGGTGGAAGGCAACCACTATTTCCCCCCGGAGTCGGTACACGACGAGTACCTGGAGAAAAGCACCACTCACACCACCTGCCCCTGGAAAGGCGAAGCATCGTATTACACGCTGCTGGTCGACGGAAAAGAGAACAAGGACGCGGCCTGGTACTACCCGGAACCGAAAGAAGCGGCCCAGCAGATCAAAGGGCACATTGCGTTCTGGAAGGGCGTGGAAGTGCGCGCGAAAACGCCCGCTGCGCTGTAG
- a CDS encoding Crp/Fnr family transcriptional regulator, whose amino-acid sequence MTELEHYIRSYFGVTQDDLAQISSYFEPTTLAKGEYFLKAGRYCDKLSFIRSGFLRVFSNLTGREVTQWIGTKGYFVTDLAGLMFEQPSRSSIQALSDCELFTITKADYLDLGRVVPHWHALEKRFLARCFMALEERILHLLSLPAEARYRTLFAQDRELFNHVPLQYLASMMGMTPETLSRLRKKSLDYGE is encoded by the coding sequence ATGACCGAACTCGAACACTACATCCGCAGCTACTTTGGCGTTACGCAAGACGATCTGGCCCAGATTTCCTCGTATTTCGAGCCGACGACCCTGGCCAAAGGCGAGTACTTTCTGAAGGCGGGGCGCTATTGCGACAAGCTGAGTTTTATCCGCTCCGGCTTTTTGCGCGTGTTTTCCAACCTGACGGGCCGGGAGGTGACGCAGTGGATCGGCACGAAAGGGTATTTTGTGACCGATCTGGCCGGACTTATGTTCGAGCAACCCTCTCGGAGTTCGATCCAGGCGCTGTCCGACTGCGAACTGTTCACCATCACGAAGGCCGACTACCTGGATCTGGGGCGGGTGGTGCCCCACTGGCACGCGTTGGAAAAGCGGTTTCTGGCGCGGTGTTTCATGGCACTGGAGGAGCGCATCCTGCACCTGCTTTCCCTGCCGGCCGAAGCGCGGTACCGCACCTTATTTGCCCAGGACCGCGAGTTATTCAACCACGTGCCGCTGCAGTACCTGGCCTCGATGATGGGCATGACGCCCGAAACGCTCAGCCGGTTGCGGAAAAAAAGCCTTGACTACGGCGAGTGA
- a CDS encoding SRPBCC family protein, giving the protein MKPINQQAPVVCAQSVLIHATPTRVWRVLSDIAQWPTWQRDVSRAQLHGPLQPRTTFDWKTGGMHIHSTLHTVEPEKRLGWTGEVFGIHAVHNWEFEAKPGGTQVSVSESMEGLLARLFKGAFNRTLAKGMGQSLRELKIACEAMA; this is encoded by the coding sequence ATGAAACCGATCAACCAACAAGCCCCCGTCGTTTGTGCGCAATCCGTGCTGATTCACGCCACGCCCACGCGCGTCTGGCGCGTGCTGTCCGACATTGCGCAGTGGCCTACCTGGCAACGAGACGTCTCCCGCGCGCAACTGCACGGGCCACTGCAACCCCGCACCACGTTCGACTGGAAAACCGGTGGCATGCACATCCATTCGACGTTGCACACGGTCGAGCCCGAAAAGCGACTCGGCTGGACGGGCGAGGTCTTCGGCATCCACGCCGTGCACAACTGGGAATTTGAAGCGAAACCCGGCGGGACGCAAGTCTCGGTGAGCGAAAGCATGGAGGGCCTGCTGGCCCGTCTTTTCAAAGGCGCTTTCAACCGAACCCTCGCCAAAGGGATGGGGCAATCGCTCCGGGAATTGAAGATCGCTTGCGAGGCGATGGCTTAA